In the Arachis ipaensis cultivar K30076 chromosome B10, Araip1.1, whole genome shotgun sequence genome, one interval contains:
- the LOC107622280 gene encoding quinone oxidoreductase PIG3 isoform X1 — protein MSCNLQVPTVMTHTRVHSIPCHAAIYLHSHFHSKVSILTTPHHRSLGCVAVEAMKAVVITTPGDPEVLQLHDVDDPLINDGEVLIKVAASALNRADTFQRKGLYELPSGKTPYLGHECSGTILAVGNNVTRWKIGDKVCALLDGGGYAEKVAVTASQVLPIPPGVSLEDAASLPEVACTVWSTVFMTSKLSAAETFLVHGGASGIGTFAIQIAKCQGARVFATAGSDEKLAACKDLGADVVINYKTEDFVARVKEETGGKVASTYITAGVDVILDHIGGSYLQRNLDSLNIDGRLFLISIMGGAIGEVNLNGMLTRRLTIHALDMMNLDVAARLRFRSAEKKAEIIREVEKNVWPAVAAGKVKPVVYKYFPLSEAAAAHKLMESSIHIGKILLRPQC, from the exons ATGAGTTGCAACTTGCAAGTTCCAACAGTTATGACTCATACTCGTGTACACTCAATACCGTGCCACGCAGCTATTTATCTGCACTCACATTTTCATAGCAAAGTCTCCATTTTGACCACTCCCCATCATCGTAGTCTTGGTTGTGTTGCGGTGGAAGCCATGAAGGCCGTGGTGATAACCACCCCCGGCGACCCAGAAGTGCTTCAGCTGCACGATGTTGACGATCCTCTCATCAACGACGGCGAGGTGCTCATAAAGGTCGCCGCCTCAGCTTTGAACCGTGCTGACACTTTTCAAAGGAAAGGCTTGTATGAGCTTCCAAGTGGTAAAACCCCTTATCTAGGTCACGAATGCTCTGGCACCATTTTAGCGGTTGGGAATAACGTCACCCGCTGGAAAATTGGTGACAAG GTGTGTGCTCTTCTCGACGGTGGAGGCTATGCTGAGAAGGTTGCTGTTACAGCTTCACAAGTTCTACCTATTCCACCTGGTGTCTCTCTTGAGGATGCTGCTAGTCTTCCTGAGGTGGCATGCACTGTTTGGTCAACTGTTTTTATGACAAGTAAACTCTCTGCTGCTGAAACTTTCTTG GTTCATGGGGGTGCTAGTGGAATTGGCACATTTGCAATTCAAATTGCAAAATGCCAAGGAGCAAGAGTCTTCGCTACAGCAG GAAGTGATGAAAAGCTAGCTGCCTGTAAGGATCTGGGAGCTGATGTTGTCATCAATTATAAGACAGAAGACTTTGTTGCTAGAGTGAAAGAAGAAACAGGAGGGAAAG TTGCCTCTACCTATATTACTGCAGGTGTTGATGTCATTCTGGATCATATTGGAGGATCGTACCTTCAGCGAAACTTGGACAGCTTAAACATTGATGGAAGGCTTTTCCTCATTAGCATAATGGGTGGAGCTATAGGAGAAGTAAATCTGAATGGTATGCTCACAAGGCGCCTCACAATTCATG CCCTTGATATGATGAATTTGGATGTAGCTGCTCGGTTGAGATTTAGAAGTGCAGAGAAGAAGGCAGAGATAATAAGAGAGGTGGAGAAGAATGTGTGGCCTGCAGTTGCTGCTGGGAAGGTGAAGCCTGTTGTCTATAAATATTTTCCATTATCAGAAGCCGCAGCAGCTCATAAACTCATGGagagtagcatccatattggcaaGATATTGCTTCGCCCACAATGTTGA
- the LOC107622280 gene encoding quinone oxidoreductase PIG3 isoform X2: protein MTHTRVHSIPCHAAIYLHSHFHSKVSILTTPHHRSLGCVAVEAMKAVVITTPGDPEVLQLHDVDDPLINDGEVLIKVAASALNRADTFQRKGLYELPSGKTPYLGHECSGTILAVGNNVTRWKIGDKVCALLDGGGYAEKVAVTASQVLPIPPGVSLEDAASLPEVACTVWSTVFMTSKLSAAETFLVHGGASGIGTFAIQIAKCQGARVFATAGSDEKLAACKDLGADVVINYKTEDFVARVKEETGGKGVDVILDHIGGSYLQRNLDSLNIDGRLFLISIMGGAIGEVNLNGMLTRRLTIHALDMMNLDVAARLRFRSAEKKAEIIREVEKNVWPAVAAGKVKPVVYKYFPLSEAAAAHKLMESSIHIGKILLRPQC from the exons ATGACTCATACTCGTGTACACTCAATACCGTGCCACGCAGCTATTTATCTGCACTCACATTTTCATAGCAAAGTCTCCATTTTGACCACTCCCCATCATCGTAGTCTTGGTTGTGTTGCGGTGGAAGCCATGAAGGCCGTGGTGATAACCACCCCCGGCGACCCAGAAGTGCTTCAGCTGCACGATGTTGACGATCCTCTCATCAACGACGGCGAGGTGCTCATAAAGGTCGCCGCCTCAGCTTTGAACCGTGCTGACACTTTTCAAAGGAAAGGCTTGTATGAGCTTCCAAGTGGTAAAACCCCTTATCTAGGTCACGAATGCTCTGGCACCATTTTAGCGGTTGGGAATAACGTCACCCGCTGGAAAATTGGTGACAAG GTGTGTGCTCTTCTCGACGGTGGAGGCTATGCTGAGAAGGTTGCTGTTACAGCTTCACAAGTTCTACCTATTCCACCTGGTGTCTCTCTTGAGGATGCTGCTAGTCTTCCTGAGGTGGCATGCACTGTTTGGTCAACTGTTTTTATGACAAGTAAACTCTCTGCTGCTGAAACTTTCTTG GTTCATGGGGGTGCTAGTGGAATTGGCACATTTGCAATTCAAATTGCAAAATGCCAAGGAGCAAGAGTCTTCGCTACAGCAG GAAGTGATGAAAAGCTAGCTGCCTGTAAGGATCTGGGAGCTGATGTTGTCATCAATTATAAGACAGAAGACTTTGTTGCTAGAGTGAAAGAAGAAACAGGAGGGAAAG GTGTTGATGTCATTCTGGATCATATTGGAGGATCGTACCTTCAGCGAAACTTGGACAGCTTAAACATTGATGGAAGGCTTTTCCTCATTAGCATAATGGGTGGAGCTATAGGAGAAGTAAATCTGAATGGTATGCTCACAAGGCGCCTCACAATTCATG CCCTTGATATGATGAATTTGGATGTAGCTGCTCGGTTGAGATTTAGAAGTGCAGAGAAGAAGGCAGAGATAATAAGAGAGGTGGAGAAGAATGTGTGGCCTGCAGTTGCTGCTGGGAAGGTGAAGCCTGTTGTCTATAAATATTTTCCATTATCAGAAGCCGCAGCAGCTCATAAACTCATGGagagtagcatccatattggcaaGATATTGCTTCGCCCACAATGTTGA
- the LOC107622280 gene encoding quinone oxidoreductase PIG3 isoform X3, whose translation MTHTRVHSIPCHAAIYLHSHFHSKVSILTTPHHRSLGCVAVEAMKAVVITTPGDPEVLQLHDVDDPLINDGEVLIKVAASALNRADTFQRKGLYELPSGKTPYLGHECSGTILAVGNNVTRWKIGDKVCALLDGGGYAEKVAVTASQVLPIPPGVSLEDAASLPEVACTVWSTVFMTSKLSAAETFLVHGGASGIGTFAIQIAKCQGARVFATAGSDEKLAACKDLGADVVINYKTEDFVARVKEETGGKVASTYITAGVDVILDHIGGSYLQRNLDSLNIDGRLFLISIMGGAIGEVNLNGMLTRRLTIHAARLRFRSAEKKAEIIREVEKNVWPAVAAGKVKPVVYKYFPLSEAAAAHKLMESSIHIGKILLRPQC comes from the exons ATGACTCATACTCGTGTACACTCAATACCGTGCCACGCAGCTATTTATCTGCACTCACATTTTCATAGCAAAGTCTCCATTTTGACCACTCCCCATCATCGTAGTCTTGGTTGTGTTGCGGTGGAAGCCATGAAGGCCGTGGTGATAACCACCCCCGGCGACCCAGAAGTGCTTCAGCTGCACGATGTTGACGATCCTCTCATCAACGACGGCGAGGTGCTCATAAAGGTCGCCGCCTCAGCTTTGAACCGTGCTGACACTTTTCAAAGGAAAGGCTTGTATGAGCTTCCAAGTGGTAAAACCCCTTATCTAGGTCACGAATGCTCTGGCACCATTTTAGCGGTTGGGAATAACGTCACCCGCTGGAAAATTGGTGACAAG GTGTGTGCTCTTCTCGACGGTGGAGGCTATGCTGAGAAGGTTGCTGTTACAGCTTCACAAGTTCTACCTATTCCACCTGGTGTCTCTCTTGAGGATGCTGCTAGTCTTCCTGAGGTGGCATGCACTGTTTGGTCAACTGTTTTTATGACAAGTAAACTCTCTGCTGCTGAAACTTTCTTG GTTCATGGGGGTGCTAGTGGAATTGGCACATTTGCAATTCAAATTGCAAAATGCCAAGGAGCAAGAGTCTTCGCTACAGCAG GAAGTGATGAAAAGCTAGCTGCCTGTAAGGATCTGGGAGCTGATGTTGTCATCAATTATAAGACAGAAGACTTTGTTGCTAGAGTGAAAGAAGAAACAGGAGGGAAAG TTGCCTCTACCTATATTACTGCAGGTGTTGATGTCATTCTGGATCATATTGGAGGATCGTACCTTCAGCGAAACTTGGACAGCTTAAACATTGATGGAAGGCTTTTCCTCATTAGCATAATGGGTGGAGCTATAGGAGAAGTAAATCTGAATGGTATGCTCACAAGGCGCCTCACAATTCATG CTGCTCGGTTGAGATTTAGAAGTGCAGAGAAGAAGGCAGAGATAATAAGAGAGGTGGAGAAGAATGTGTGGCCTGCAGTTGCTGCTGGGAAGGTGAAGCCTGTTGTCTATAAATATTTTCCATTATCAGAAGCCGCAGCAGCTCATAAACTCATGGagagtagcatccatattggcaaGATATTGCTTCGCCCACAATGTTGA
- the LOC107622280 gene encoding quinone oxidoreductase PIG3 isoform X4, with amino-acid sequence MTHTRVHSIPCHAAIYLHSHFHSKVSILTTPHHRSLGCVAVEAMKAVVITTPGDPEVLQLHDVDDPLINDGEVLIKVAASALNRADTFQRKGLYELPSGKTPYLGHECSGTILAVGNNVTRWKIGDKVCALLDGGGYAEKVAVTASQVLPIPPGVSLEDAASLPEVACTVWSTVFMTSKLSAAETFLVHGGASGIGTFAIQIAKCQGARVFATAGSDEKLAACKDLGADVVINYKTEDFVARVKEETGGKGVDVILDHIGGSYLQRNLDSLNIDGRLFLISIMGGAIGEVNLNGMLTRRLTIHAARLRFRSAEKKAEIIREVEKNVWPAVAAGKVKPVVYKYFPLSEAAAAHKLMESSIHIGKILLRPQC; translated from the exons ATGACTCATACTCGTGTACACTCAATACCGTGCCACGCAGCTATTTATCTGCACTCACATTTTCATAGCAAAGTCTCCATTTTGACCACTCCCCATCATCGTAGTCTTGGTTGTGTTGCGGTGGAAGCCATGAAGGCCGTGGTGATAACCACCCCCGGCGACCCAGAAGTGCTTCAGCTGCACGATGTTGACGATCCTCTCATCAACGACGGCGAGGTGCTCATAAAGGTCGCCGCCTCAGCTTTGAACCGTGCTGACACTTTTCAAAGGAAAGGCTTGTATGAGCTTCCAAGTGGTAAAACCCCTTATCTAGGTCACGAATGCTCTGGCACCATTTTAGCGGTTGGGAATAACGTCACCCGCTGGAAAATTGGTGACAAG GTGTGTGCTCTTCTCGACGGTGGAGGCTATGCTGAGAAGGTTGCTGTTACAGCTTCACAAGTTCTACCTATTCCACCTGGTGTCTCTCTTGAGGATGCTGCTAGTCTTCCTGAGGTGGCATGCACTGTTTGGTCAACTGTTTTTATGACAAGTAAACTCTCTGCTGCTGAAACTTTCTTG GTTCATGGGGGTGCTAGTGGAATTGGCACATTTGCAATTCAAATTGCAAAATGCCAAGGAGCAAGAGTCTTCGCTACAGCAG GAAGTGATGAAAAGCTAGCTGCCTGTAAGGATCTGGGAGCTGATGTTGTCATCAATTATAAGACAGAAGACTTTGTTGCTAGAGTGAAAGAAGAAACAGGAGGGAAAG GTGTTGATGTCATTCTGGATCATATTGGAGGATCGTACCTTCAGCGAAACTTGGACAGCTTAAACATTGATGGAAGGCTTTTCCTCATTAGCATAATGGGTGGAGCTATAGGAGAAGTAAATCTGAATGGTATGCTCACAAGGCGCCTCACAATTCATG CTGCTCGGTTGAGATTTAGAAGTGCAGAGAAGAAGGCAGAGATAATAAGAGAGGTGGAGAAGAATGTGTGGCCTGCAGTTGCTGCTGGGAAGGTGAAGCCTGTTGTCTATAAATATTTTCCATTATCAGAAGCCGCAGCAGCTCATAAACTCATGGagagtagcatccatattggcaaGATATTGCTTCGCCCACAATGTTGA
- the LOC107622281 gene encoding quinone oxidoreductase PIG3, with product MKAVVITTPGGPEVLQLQEVEDPHIGDDEVLIRVEATALNRADTLQRKGSYPPPKGASPYPGLECSGTIESIGKNVSRWKVGDQVCALLAGGGYAEKVAVPAGQVLPVPPGISLKDAASFPEVSCTVWSTVFMMSRLSKGETFLIHGGSSGIGTFAIQIAKYRGARVFVTAGSEEKLAFCKDIGADVCINYKTEDFVARVKEETGGQGVDVILDCMGASYYQRNLDSLNFDGRLFIIGFQGGTSTQTDLRTLFAKRLTVQGAGLRNRSIENKAVIVSEVEKNVWPAIAEGKVKPVVYKHFPLSEAAEAHRLMESSQHIGKILLVP from the exons ATGAAGGCTGTAGTGATAACCACTCCCGGTGGCCCTGAAGTGCTGCAGCTCCAAGAAGTGGAGGACCCTCATATCGGAGACGATGAAGTTCTAATTAGAGTTGAAGCCACTGCACTTAACAGAGCTGATACCCTACAGAGGAAGGGTTCCTACCCTCCACCCAAAGGTGCCAGCCCTTACCCTGGACTTGAGTGTTCCGGAACCATCGAATCCATCGGCAAAAACGTTTCCAGGTGGAAAGTCGGCGACCAG GTTTGTGCTCTTCTTGCCGGAGGAGGATATGCTGAGAAAGTTGCCGTACCAGCTGGACAAGTTCTTCCGGTTCCTCCTGGGATTTCTCTAAAGGATGCTGCTAGTTTTCCTGAAGTGTCATGCACTGTGTGGTCAACTGTTTTTATGATGAGTCGATTGTCGAAAGGAGAAACTTTCTTG ATTCATGGAGGTTCCAGTGGAATTGGCACATTTGCAATTCAGATAGCTAAATACCGAGGAGCAAGAGTATTTGTCACTGCAG GTAGTGAGGAGAAACTAGCTTTTTGCAAGGATATTGGAGCTGATGTATGCATCAATTACAAAACGGAGGACTTTGTTGCAAGGGTAAAGGAAGAAACTGGTGGTCAAG GTGTGGATGTTATTCTTGATTGTATGGGAGCATCCTACTATCAAAGAAATCTCGATAGCTTAAATTTTGATGGAAGGCTTTTCATCATTGGCTTTCAAGGAGGCACTTCAACACAAACAGATCTGCGCACTTTATTTGCTAAGCGTCTTACTGTACAAG GGGCCGGCTTGCGAAATAGAAGCATTGAAAATAAAGCTGTGATTGTTAGTGAAGTGGAGAAGAATGTTTGGCCTGCAATTGCAGAAGGAAAGGTAAAGCCTGTGGTCTACAAACACTTCCCTCTCTCTGAGGCAGCGGAGGCACACCGCCTCATGGAAAGCAGCCAGCACATTGGAAAGATATTGCTTGTTCCATGA